One stretch of Balneola sp. MJW-20 DNA includes these proteins:
- a CDS encoding lysophospholipid acyltransferase family protein: MSFNRNFEEVWVRMDYKPTKGSRTVYFLNHHSWWDGLIPLYLNKKYFHQKARAIMEDTQMVEYGFFSKIGAFSIDLSDPRKSIRSLRYAKESLVRENSCLFIYPEGRMTPLSYEQPTFKPGLVWLYKETEGVDFVPVSVVTNSYRFPKPELYIHVGNPIHASKKMSKSELNHLFEKSIKFQVGNSLNVAGKSDIGFEKA, from the coding sequence TTGTCATTTAATAGAAATTTCGAGGAAGTATGGGTCCGGATGGATTATAAGCCCACTAAAGGAAGCCGGACGGTTTACTTTCTGAATCATCACAGCTGGTGGGACGGTCTTATTCCTCTTTATCTCAATAAAAAGTATTTCCATCAGAAAGCACGGGCTATTATGGAAGATACTCAGATGGTTGAATACGGCTTTTTTAGTAAAATTGGTGCCTTTTCTATTGATCTGAGTGATCCGCGTAAGAGCATACGGTCTCTCAGATACGCTAAGGAATCACTTGTACGTGAAAATTCTTGTTTATTTATATATCCGGAAGGCAGGATGACTCCCTTAAGTTATGAACAGCCCACCTTCAAACCAGGACTGGTTTGGCTTTATAAAGAGACAGAAGGTGTAGATTTTGTTCCGGTATCCGTAGTTACCAATAGCTACCGGTTTCCAAAACCTGAATTATACATTCATGTCGGTAACCCGATACATGCCTCTAAAAAGATGAGTAAGAGCGAGTTAAACCACTTATTTGAAAAATCAATTAAGTTTCAGGTGGGAAATTCTCTCAATGTCGCCGGTAAGAGTGATATTGGATTTGAAAAAGCCTGA
- a CDS encoding CoA-binding protein — protein MTEEEHQIKEILLRSKIIAVVGCSPDKYRTSNYIAQFLMKKGYRIIPVNPNAREILGERCYDSLQDIPEHITIDIVNIFRNKKYAAETVKDVIERNHMQEKESAVWTQLDVSSPEAELLAEQNHIIYIRNKCIMVEWERLIL, from the coding sequence ATGACAGAAGAAGAGCATCAGATAAAAGAAATTCTGCTTAGATCTAAGATCATAGCAGTAGTGGGTTGTTCTCCCGATAAGTACAGAACAAGTAACTATATAGCACAATTTCTGATGAAGAAAGGGTACCGGATCATACCGGTAAACCCTAATGCCCGTGAGATATTAGGAGAACGATGTTATGATAGTCTTCAGGATATTCCTGAGCATATTACTATCGACATTGTGAACATATTCAGGAATAAAAAGTATGCCGCGGAAACCGTAAAAGATGTTATAGAAAGAAATCATATGCAGGAAAAAGAATCAGCGGTTTGGACACAACTGGATGTGTCAAGCCCTGAAGCTGAGTTATTAGCAGAACAGAATCATATAATTTATATCCGAAACAAATGTATCATGGTGGAGTGGGAAAGATTGATTCTATGA
- a CDS encoding class I SAM-dependent RNA methyltransferase: MAEFNRSSTLSVTCPARITPILQQELELKGFPINKVRTAGIETEGTLYDCMRLNLELRTAHRVHYQLKKFKAKNADDLYEAIRKIEWEEYISARGYVSVTSVINNDTIDNDQFANLRVKDAIVDRIRRKTGERPDSGSDLNKTVVFLFWKDDQASIYLDTSGESISRRGYRKFGHLAPLQESLAAAIVMSTKWDKVSPFINPMCGSGTIALEAALIAQNKAPGLLRPNYGIKHILGFDEEAWSDLRSDLRNKALKDVPGRIIATDHDSRAVKSTQMNAKIAGLDHQIETAICEFEETEIPLNEKGVIVLNPPYGNRIGDDKKLESLYRSIGDFFKNEATGYWGYVFTGNLDLAKQVGLRTNQRIEFFNTTLDARLLEYELY; the protein is encoded by the coding sequence ATGGCTGAATTTAACCGCTCTTCCACCCTGTCTGTAACCTGCCCTGCTAGAATAACCCCTATTCTCCAGCAGGAACTTGAATTGAAAGGATTTCCGATCAATAAAGTACGTACTGCCGGAATTGAGACTGAAGGCACACTTTATGATTGTATGAGACTGAATCTGGAGCTCAGAACGGCTCACAGAGTACATTATCAACTCAAAAAGTTTAAAGCTAAAAATGCGGATGATCTATATGAAGCCATCCGTAAGATAGAATGGGAAGAATATATTTCAGCCAGAGGTTATGTAAGTGTAACCTCTGTAATTAACAATGACACCATAGATAACGATCAGTTTGCTAATCTGAGGGTTAAAGATGCGATTGTTGACCGAATCAGACGAAAAACAGGTGAACGTCCTGATTCCGGTTCTGATCTGAATAAAACAGTGGTTTTCTTATTCTGGAAAGATGATCAGGCTTCGATTTATCTGGATACTTCCGGGGAATCTATTTCAAGGAGAGGATACCGTAAATTCGGACACTTAGCCCCTTTACAGGAGTCCCTGGCCGCTGCGATTGTAATGAGCACTAAATGGGATAAGGTTTCACCCTTTATTAACCCTATGTGCGGAAGTGGAACCATTGCATTGGAAGCTGCTCTTATCGCTCAAAATAAAGCTCCTGGCTTACTTCGGCCTAATTACGGAATAAAACATATTCTGGGATTTGATGAAGAAGCGTGGTCTGATCTGAGATCTGATCTCAGAAACAAAGCTCTTAAAGATGTCCCAGGCAGAATAATTGCAACCGACCATGACAGCCGAGCAGTCAAATCCACACAGATGAACGCTAAGATCGCCGGACTTGATCACCAGATTGAAACTGCAATATGTGAATTTGAAGAGACTGAAATTCCGTTAAATGAAAAAGGTGTGATCGTTCTGAATCCACCCTATGGAAATCGAATTGGCGATGATAAAAAACTGGAGTCTCTGTATCGTTCTATTGGTGACTTCTTTAAAAATGAAGCAACCGGATATTGGGGATATGTGTTTACAGGGAATCTGGATCTTGCTAAACAAGTAGGTTTAAGAACCAATCAGAGAATCGAATTCTTTAACACTACCCTGGATGCACGCCTGTTGGAATATGAGCTGTACTAA
- a CDS encoding DUF445 domain-containing protein, whose amino-acid sequence MDHKGQKDIIKQKNKEYATQLWDLLKDQIEKHSNKEVLSYEGIEPPRFETTHKWLLILLYSIPYFLVLVFGFSFYWDFEGFSTSLFGYSLNFEGILRILSISGLIGFLTNWLAITMLFRPSQKRPILGQGLIPAQKDRIAYRLARAVSEDLINPEIIKRKIHESQIISRYREKATEYVRSIIDDPGFRSELKSLLVSYVDEMIADPSVRANIAETLLMQIEEAVEENSFEKVALKAYSFLKGQEMQDLVEDALTKLPTGIEHGLDKMDTYLDDLPDKINDHSDTIEQVVTTLLHKLINQLDVQALVEDNLRQYDEKRLERLIKNASNDQLKYIQYLGAILGTFGGLIIWEPIVSIIVLTIIIVIIAAADNTLHYFQKTDPK is encoded by the coding sequence ATGGATCATAAAGGGCAAAAAGACATCATAAAACAGAAGAACAAAGAGTATGCAACTCAACTCTGGGATCTTCTAAAGGATCAGATCGAGAAGCACAGTAATAAAGAGGTGCTGAGCTATGAGGGTATCGAACCCCCCAGATTTGAGACAACCCATAAATGGCTTCTGATTCTGCTATATAGTATTCCTTATTTCCTTGTCCTTGTTTTCGGGTTTTCTTTTTACTGGGATTTTGAGGGATTCTCCACATCCTTATTTGGATACAGCCTGAATTTCGAAGGTATTCTCCGAATCCTGAGTATTAGCGGACTTATTGGCTTTCTCACCAACTGGCTTGCAATAACGATGCTTTTCCGCCCTTCTCAGAAAAGACCGATACTCGGTCAGGGTTTGATCCCAGCTCAGAAAGATCGTATAGCCTATCGTCTTGCCAGAGCAGTTTCTGAAGATCTTATCAATCCGGAAATTATAAAAAGAAAGATCCATGAATCTCAGATCATATCAAGATATCGGGAAAAAGCGACCGAATATGTTCGCTCAATAATTGATGACCCGGGTTTTAGATCTGAACTCAAATCGTTGTTAGTTTCTTATGTAGATGAGATGATCGCAGATCCTTCGGTTCGGGCAAATATTGCTGAGACATTACTTATGCAGATCGAAGAAGCAGTTGAGGAAAATTCATTCGAAAAGGTAGCTTTAAAAGCTTATAGTTTTCTAAAGGGTCAGGAAATGCAGGATCTGGTAGAGGATGCCCTAACGAAACTTCCCACTGGTATAGAGCATGGACTGGATAAGATGGATACCTATCTGGATGATCTGCCGGACAAAATCAATGACCACAGTGACACCATAGAACAGGTTGTTACCACCCTGCTCCATAAACTCATTAATCAGCTGGATGTTCAGGCTCTGGTGGAAGATAATTTGCGCCAGTATGATGAGAAAAGGCTTGAAAGGCTTATCAAGAACGCCAGCAATGATCAGCTTAAGTATATTCAGTATCTGGGAGCTATTCTGGGTACTTTTGGAGGTCTTATCATTTGGGAACCCATCGTCAGTATTATCGTTTTAACTATTATTATTGTTATAATTGCAGCAGCAGATAATACGCTCCATTATTTTCAAAAAACGGATCCAAAATAA
- a CDS encoding S8 family peptidase, with product MINFFRASLLILVLTITACSGTKELSQPSTSSDTETRVAETPAKITEPTEDWHLSPSGSGPFIGTGVDKAYDEIISKNGRNIRVIVAIIDSGTDVDHEDLKANIWVNKDEIPGNGIDDDDNGYVDDIHGWNFIGGPDSTHVSKDTYEMTRIYASLNKIYEGLTKEDLNESEYEEFEYYQEVKKAFESRKSQNDQELTQLTQIMTAITESKRILQVENIDSLSTSDLLPKAGDSMYKQQAKQIMSQIIQNGATEADINDTQEYLDYLQGLQDYGLNPDFDPRGIVGDDYDDLSNRFYGNNDVEGPDHSHGTHVAGIVGAVRTNNIGIKGIADIELMIIRAVPDGDERDKDVANAIRYAADNGARVVNMSFGKGYSPQKWYVDEAVRYADSLGVLMITGAGNDGNNIDDSDSFPSKYYENGGIASNFINVGASSWERDSTLAASFSNYGKEKVDIFAPGVRIYSTYPDNEYKKEDGTSMAAPVVSGIAALIMSQYPDLSTEQVKEIILSTVTLPETVSYTPGSDQKAPFNTLSSTGGIINAYNALLKAQEMSSKVEQ from the coding sequence ATGATCAACTTTTTTAGGGCATCTCTTCTGATCCTGGTTCTGACTATCACCGCATGTTCAGGAACCAAAGAACTTAGTCAACCTTCCACTTCCTCCGACACAGAAACTCGTGTAGCGGAAACCCCGGCAAAGATCACTGAACCTACTGAAGACTGGCATCTCAGTCCTTCCGGCTCCGGCCCGTTTATAGGAACCGGTGTAGATAAGGCTTATGATGAGATCATCAGCAAAAACGGTAGGAATATCAGGGTTATCGTAGCGATTATTGACTCCGGTACCGATGTAGATCATGAAGACCTGAAAGCCAATATCTGGGTCAATAAAGATGAGATTCCCGGAAATGGCATTGATGATGATGATAATGGCTATGTGGATGATATTCATGGGTGGAATTTTATTGGAGGGCCTGACAGCACACATGTTAGTAAGGATACTTATGAGATGACCCGAATATATGCCAGCCTCAATAAGATCTATGAAGGGCTTACAAAAGAAGACCTGAATGAATCTGAGTATGAAGAGTTCGAATATTATCAGGAGGTCAAAAAAGCATTTGAATCACGTAAAAGTCAAAATGACCAGGAACTGACTCAGCTTACTCAGATCATGACCGCAATCACTGAGTCCAAAAGGATCCTTCAGGTAGAAAATATTGATTCTCTGAGCACTTCAGATCTGCTCCCCAAGGCGGGAGACAGTATGTACAAACAGCAGGCCAAGCAGATCATGAGTCAGATCATTCAAAATGGTGCCACGGAGGCTGACATTAATGATACTCAGGAATATCTCGATTATCTTCAGGGATTGCAGGATTATGGCCTGAATCCTGACTTCGACCCCAGAGGAATCGTAGGTGATGATTATGATGATCTCAGTAACCGCTTTTATGGTAATAATGATGTAGAGGGGCCTGACCATAGTCATGGAACCCATGTAGCCGGTATTGTGGGAGCGGTAAGAACCAATAACATTGGAATAAAAGGGATCGCAGATATTGAGCTTATGATCATCCGGGCAGTTCCCGATGGCGATGAAAGAGATAAAGATGTTGCCAATGCTATCCGGTATGCTGCGGACAACGGCGCGAGAGTAGTTAATATGAGCTTCGGAAAAGGATATTCACCTCAGAAATGGTATGTGGATGAGGCAGTAAGATATGCTGATAGTCTTGGGGTATTGATGATCACCGGGGCCGGCAATGATGGAAATAATATTGACGACTCTGATTCATTTCCCTCCAAATATTATGAGAATGGAGGAATAGCATCTAATTTTATTAATGTAGGGGCTTCTTCCTGGGAAAGAGACTCTACCCTCGCGGCCTCCTTCAGTAATTATGGCAAGGAGAAAGTGGATATTTTCGCCCCAGGCGTTCGTATCTATTCTACATACCCAGACAACGAATATAAAAAAGAGGATGGTACCAGTATGGCAGCTCCTGTGGTGAGCGGAATTGCAGCGCTGATCATGAGTCAGTACCCTGACTTATCCACAGAGCAGGTTAAGGAAATTATTCTAAGTACAGTTACCCTGCCAGAAACGGTTAGTTATACCCCCGGTTCCGATCAAAAAGCTCCATTCAATACACTTTCATCCACGGGTGGCATTATCAATGCTTATAATGCTTTATTAAAAGCACAAGAAATGAGTTCAAAAGTTGAACAATAA
- a CDS encoding peptidylprolyl isomerase encodes MSEVKDGDTVKVHYTGKLKDGTVFDSSASRDPLEFTLGQGQLIPGFEKAVIGLNTGDKTTANIPVDEAYGERREDLELKVEKTQLPEDIEPSVGMQLQLNQPNGQPVPVTITDVSESEVTLDANHPLAGEDLVFDIELVEIV; translated from the coding sequence TTGTCAGAAGTAAAAGACGGTGATACCGTTAAAGTACACTACACTGGAAAACTGAAAGATGGAACTGTATTTGATTCATCTGCTTCAAGAGATCCCCTCGAGTTTACTTTAGGACAGGGTCAATTGATACCGGGTTTTGAAAAGGCTGTAATTGGTCTTAATACCGGTGATAAAACTACTGCAAATATCCCTGTTGACGAAGCTTACGGTGAGCGCAGAGAAGATCTGGAACTTAAAGTGGAAAAGACTCAGCTTCCAGAAGATATCGAGCCATCCGTGGGCATGCAATTACAACTGAATCAGCCTAATGGTCAGCCTGTACCGGTAACCATTACCGATGTAAGTGAATCTGAAGTAACACTGGATGCAAATCACCCATTAGCAGGTGAAGATCTGGTCTTTGACATAGAATTAGTCGAGATCGTCTAA
- the ybeY gene encoding rRNA maturation RNase YbeY, giving the protein MESHSPSVIELFNTSDQKIPVNQQDLNQAAGLLASQENVSFTLVEVVYVDEDEIININQEYLDRNYVTDIISFSYHEEGDDIEGTLYCCAPRIEEQARELDEDLKKEYMRIFFHGLLHLTGYGDQTEQDKEQMTELENNYLTQSGF; this is encoded by the coding sequence ATGGAAAGCCACTCTCCTTCTGTTATTGAACTTTTTAACACATCTGATCAGAAAATTCCGGTTAATCAGCAAGATCTTAACCAGGCTGCCGGGCTACTTGCATCTCAGGAAAATGTCAGTTTTACACTCGTAGAAGTAGTTTATGTGGATGAAGATGAGATCATCAATATCAATCAGGAATACCTTGACCGTAATTATGTAACAGATATCATTTCATTTTCCTATCACGAGGAAGGAGATGATATTGAGGGTACCCTATACTGTTGTGCGCCCAGAATTGAGGAACAGGCCAGAGAATTGGATGAGGATCTGAAAAAAGAATATATGAGGATTTTTTTTCACGGATTGCTTCATCTGACTGGTTATGGCGATCAGACTGAGCAGGACAAAGAACAAATGACCGAGCTTGAGAATAATTATTTAACTCAGTCCGGTTTTTGA
- a CDS encoding O-methyltransferase — MNKHKRKSKTAITDAGIDDYANSHTTAESDDLLKLIKSSDEELEFIDMISGRQVGQLLRTLIRVGGAERVLEIGTFTGYSALMMAEVLPATGELITIEMNIRYQALAEKHFFLYDKKGVIRLIKGNAREVMPHMNEKFDLIYIDADKISYPFYYEQAIRLIKQNGVVVVDNTLWDGTVLKPDNPKAEALDRFNKLVHKDPRVEQVLLPVRDGLLIINKV; from the coding sequence ATGAATAAGCATAAAAGAAAATCGAAAACAGCTATAACCGATGCCGGTATAGATGATTATGCGAACTCTCATACCACTGCAGAATCTGATGATCTCCTAAAACTAATTAAATCATCGGATGAGGAACTTGAGTTCATAGATATGATCAGCGGAAGGCAGGTAGGACAGCTTCTCCGTACGCTTATTCGGGTAGGCGGTGCGGAAAGAGTTCTTGAAATCGGGACATTTACAGGGTATTCAGCACTTATGATGGCAGAAGTATTACCGGCAACAGGGGAGCTTATTACCATTGAAATGAATATCAGGTATCAGGCCCTCGCGGAAAAACATTTTTTCTTATACGACAAAAAAGGAGTGATCAGACTGATAAAAGGAAATGCCCGTGAGGTTATGCCTCACATGAATGAAAAATTTGATCTGATATATATTGATGCTGATAAAATCTCCTACCCATTTTATTATGAGCAGGCTATTCGTTTGATCAAACAAAATGGGGTAGTGGTTGTCGATAATACTTTGTGGGATGGAACAGTTTTAAAACCTGATAATCCAAAAGCAGAAGCTTTAGACCGATTCAATAAACTGGTGCACAAAGACCCAAGAGTAGAACAGGTTTTGTTGCCTGTGCGAGATGGATTATTGATAATAAATAAGGTTTAA
- a CDS encoding DUF971 domain-containing protein, producing MNSEDINTPVNVEVSNNEQVLEISWKDGKKSVYPLFGLRMNCPCVICRGGHGSMSEYEPEAFFEENPSEINIRDIKQIGNHAIQIIWSDNHDSGMYRWETLRWLDPDNHRK from the coding sequence ATGAATTCAGAGGATATAAATACTCCGGTTAACGTGGAAGTTAGTAATAATGAACAGGTACTCGAAATATCATGGAAAGATGGCAAGAAATCTGTTTATCCGCTCTTTGGATTACGGATGAATTGCCCGTGTGTGATTTGTCGGGGCGGACATGGTTCAATGTCAGAATATGAACCGGAAGCCTTCTTTGAGGAAAATCCTTCTGAGATCAATATCAGAGATATAAAACAGATAGGAAATCATGCAATTCAGATCATATGGTCGGATAATCATGACAGCGGTATGTATCGCTGGGAAACCTTAAGATGGCTTGACCCGGATAATCATCGGAAATAG
- a CDS encoding phytoene desaturase family protein, with protein MNNKSFPYDAVVVGSGPNGLGAAIRLAQEGLKVLVLEAEDTIGGGTRTKEVTEPGFLHDICSAVHPTAKASPFLSSLPLEKYGLEFVHPEYPYAHPLENGDAVFVHRDLDKTLENLGVDAGQYEKLFSDFVDNWTILQQDLFGSLRIPKNPLTMARFGWYGMFSADLLSKSLFKSARTRALFAGCAAHSIVPLEKAFTASFGLVLGVTAHTVGWPMAKGGSSKITEAMASHFKDLGGEILTEHRVSSASDIPEAKCVMFDLTPFQIAEILKDELPGSFRNRLLKYKYGPGAFKIDYALSDPVPWTNEACRSAGTLHLGGTFEEIAAAEKEIWEGNHPDRPYVLIAQSSVADNTRAPEGKHTLWAYCHVPNGSEKDMTRQIEDQIERYAPGFRETIISKRTMNTKALEKYNSNYIGGDINGGAQFARQLFGRPVLKWDPYHLPVKGNYICSSSSPPGGGVHGMAGFNAANSALKREFGIKS; from the coding sequence TTGAACAATAAATCTTTCCCATATGACGCCGTAGTTGTCGGATCCGGACCCAACGGTCTGGGTGCAGCAATACGCCTTGCTCAGGAAGGACTAAAAGTGCTGGTACTAGAAGCGGAAGACACCATTGGGGGTGGAACCCGGACAAAAGAAGTTACTGAACCCGGATTCTTACATGATATTTGTTCAGCGGTACATCCAACCGCTAAGGCATCTCCTTTTCTGTCTTCTCTCCCTCTGGAAAAATATGGGCTGGAGTTTGTTCATCCGGAATACCCCTATGCTCACCCTCTCGAAAACGGGGATGCGGTTTTTGTACACAGAGATCTTGATAAGACACTGGAAAACCTGGGGGTTGATGCCGGCCAGTATGAAAAGTTATTCAGTGATTTTGTAGATAACTGGACCATATTACAGCAGGATCTGTTCGGGTCGCTGAGAATACCAAAGAATCCCCTGACCATGGCCCGATTTGGGTGGTATGGAATGTTCTCTGCTGATTTGCTTAGTAAATCGCTATTTAAATCAGCTCGTACACGAGCTCTCTTTGCCGGTTGTGCAGCACACAGTATCGTTCCTCTGGAAAAAGCTTTTACCGCTTCATTCGGACTGGTACTCGGAGTAACAGCTCATACGGTAGGATGGCCAATGGCAAAAGGTGGATCCTCGAAGATCACCGAAGCCATGGCTTCTCACTTCAAGGATCTTGGAGGAGAGATCCTTACAGAGCACCGGGTAAGTTCTGCCTCAGATATTCCTGAAGCTAAATGCGTGATGTTCGATCTGACTCCTTTTCAGATCGCTGAGATACTTAAAGATGAATTACCCGGTTCCTTCAGAAATCGTTTACTAAAATATAAATACGGTCCCGGAGCATTTAAGATCGATTATGCCTTGTCTGATCCTGTGCCATGGACCAATGAGGCCTGCAGATCTGCCGGTACCCTTCATCTCGGCGGCACCTTTGAAGAGATCGCTGCGGCAGAGAAAGAAATTTGGGAAGGAAATCATCCTGACCGGCCTTATGTGTTAATTGCGCAGTCGTCTGTAGCCGACAACACACGGGCTCCTGAAGGTAAACACACCCTATGGGCCTATTGTCATGTTCCGAACGGGTCAGAGAAAGATATGACCCGGCAGATCGAAGACCAGATCGAACGATATGCTCCAGGATTCAGGGAAACCATTATCTCAAAGCGTACGATGAATACAAAAGCGCTTGAAAAGTATAATTCAAACTATATTGGAGGGGATATCAACGGCGGTGCTCAGTTTGCCCGACAGCTATTTGGGAGACCGGTATTGAAATGGGATCCCTATCATCTTCCGGTGAAAGGCAATTATATATGCTCATCTTCCAGTCCTCCGGGCGGTGGTGTACACGGAATGGCAGGCTTCAACGCAGCCAATAGTGCTCTAAAAAGGGAATTTGGGATTAAAAGCTGA